From one Rubrobacter xylanophilus genomic stretch:
- the rplJ gene encoding 50S ribosomal protein L10 — translation MKREQKAQIIEELAGKLRENSVVLVDYQGMDVAQSTELRRRSREAGVDFVVAKNTLTLRAAEEAGLPSLTEFLVGPTALAFSRDPVAAAKIMAEYADQIETFRLKGGLLEGSRVLNEREVEALSKLPGRDQLIAQVVGGMAAPISGLVSVLNNTIQGLVVALGQIAEQKQA, via the coding sequence GTGAAGCGAGAGCAGAAGGCGCAGATCATAGAGGAGCTGGCCGGGAAGCTGCGGGAGAACTCGGTGGTCCTCGTGGACTACCAGGGGATGGACGTGGCCCAGAGCACCGAGCTCAGGCGTCGCAGCCGGGAGGCGGGCGTGGACTTCGTGGTGGCGAAGAACACGCTCACGCTGCGAGCCGCCGAGGAGGCCGGGCTTCCGAGCCTGACGGAGTTTCTGGTGGGGCCGACGGCGTTGGCCTTCTCCCGGGATCCGGTTGCCGCTGCCAAGATCATGGCCGAGTACGCGGACCAGATCGAGACCTTCCGGCTGAAGGGGGGGCTGCTGGAGGGCAGCCGGGTGCTCAACGAGCGGGAGGTCGAGGCGCTCTCCAAGCTGCCCGGCCGCGACCAGCTGATCGCCCAGGTGGTCGGCGGGATGGCGGCCCCGATCTCCGGGCTGGTGAGCGTGCTGAACAATACGATCCAGGGGCTCGTCGTGGCCCTCGGTCAGATCGCCGAACAGAAGCAGGCGTAA
- the rplA gene encoding 50S ribosomal protein L1 produces the protein MAGKRLLEQRAKVERDRLYSPREALELLKELDGARFDETVEAHVHLNVDPRRADQMVRGTLMLPNGTGKTRRVAVFAVGEKAREAEEAGADVIGSEELAARIQNEGFMDFDVAVATPDQMSIVGRLGPILGPRGLMPNPKSGTVTMDVGRAVEEIKRGKVEYRVDRYGIIHTVLGKKSFDVDDLLENYFALREELVRARPAAVKGRYIKSVTFTTTMGPSVKVDPSVERE, from the coding sequence ATGGCTGGCAAGAGGCTTCTGGAGCAGAGGGCGAAGGTCGAGCGGGACAGGCTGTACTCCCCGCGGGAGGCGCTGGAGCTGCTGAAGGAGCTGGACGGCGCCCGCTTCGACGAGACGGTGGAGGCCCACGTCCACCTCAACGTGGACCCGCGCCGGGCGGACCAGATGGTGCGCGGCACCCTGATGCTCCCCAACGGCACGGGCAAGACCCGGCGGGTGGCCGTCTTCGCGGTGGGCGAGAAGGCCCGGGAGGCCGAGGAGGCTGGGGCCGACGTGATCGGCTCTGAGGAGCTGGCGGCCCGGATCCAGAACGAGGGCTTCATGGACTTCGACGTGGCGGTGGCCACCCCGGACCAGATGAGCATCGTGGGGCGGCTGGGGCCGATACTGGGCCCCCGCGGTCTGATGCCGAACCCGAAGAGCGGGACGGTGACGATGGACGTCGGCCGGGCCGTGGAGGAGATAAAGCGGGGCAAGGTGGAGTACCGGGTGGACCGCTACGGGATCATCCACACCGTGCTGGGTAAGAAGTCCTTCGACGTGGACGACCTGCTGGAGAACTACTTCGCGCTGCGCGAGGAGCTGGTACGGGCCCGTCCGGCGGCGGTGAAGGGGCGCTACATCAAGTCCGTGACGTTCACCACCACCATGGGACCTTCGGTGAAGGTTGACCCCTCGGTGGAGAGGGAGTAA
- the rplK gene encoding 50S ribosomal protein L11: protein MGRGRGKRVVRKLKLQIPGGQANPAPPVGPALGQAQVNIGEFVRQFNDATRDRMGQLIPVEITVYEDRSFSFITKTPPAAFLLKQAAGVEKGSGEPNRSAAGRVSRAQVEEIARTKMPDLNAADVEAAVKIIEGTARSMGIKVEQ, encoded by the coding sequence ATGGGTAGAGGGCGCGGAAAGCGCGTCGTGCGCAAGCTGAAGCTCCAGATACCTGGCGGGCAGGCCAACCCGGCGCCCCCGGTGGGGCCGGCGCTGGGTCAGGCCCAGGTGAACATCGGGGAGTTCGTCCGGCAGTTCAACGACGCCACCCGGGACAGGATGGGGCAGCTGATCCCGGTGGAGATCACGGTCTACGAGGACCGCTCGTTCTCGTTCATCACCAAGACGCCGCCCGCGGCGTTTTTGCTCAAGCAGGCCGCCGGGGTCGAGAAGGGCAGCGGCGAGCCGAACCGCAGCGCGGCGGGTCGGGTCAGCCGGGCGCAGGTGGAGGAGATAGCCAGGACGAAGATGCCGGACCTCAACGCCGCGGACGTGGAGGCGGCGGTGAAGATCATCGAGGGCACGGCGCGGAGCATGGGCATAAAGGTGGAGCAGTGA
- the nusG gene encoding transcription termination/antitermination protein NusG has product MKKWYVVNTYSGHENKVRATLERRIESLGLQRYFGEIRIPTEQVIEIKNGKKVPTTHRQFPGYILVNVEMNDDTWRVIRQTPGVTQIVGSGDKPTPLSRAEVERLLHPEEPEKREKVKATVDFDIGETVRVVAGPLSDFTGTISDINVDQSKVKVLVSIFGRETPVELSFNQVAKL; this is encoded by the coding sequence GTGAAGAAGTGGTATGTAGTCAACACGTACTCGGGGCACGAGAACAAGGTCCGTGCGACGCTGGAGCGGCGGATCGAGTCGCTCGGTCTGCAGCGGTATTTCGGGGAGATCAGGATCCCCACCGAGCAGGTCATCGAGATAAAGAACGGCAAGAAGGTCCCGACGACCCACCGCCAGTTCCCGGGCTACATCCTGGTGAACGTGGAGATGAACGACGACACCTGGCGGGTGATTCGGCAGACCCCCGGGGTCACCCAGATCGTCGGTTCGGGCGACAAGCCCACGCCGCTCTCGCGGGCCGAGGTGGAGCGTTTGCTGCACCCCGAGGAGCCGGAGAAGCGGGAGAAGGTCAAGGCCACCGTGGACTTCGACATCGGCGAGACGGTGCGGGTGGTGGCCGGGCCGCTCTCGGACTTCACCGGCACCATCTCGGACATAAACGTGGACCAGTCCAAGGTGAAGGTGCTCGTCTCCATCTTCGGCCGCGAGACGCCGGTGGAGCTCTCCTTCAACCAGGTAGCCAAACTGTAG
- the secE gene encoding preprotein translocase subunit SecE, which yields MAKRRGSTATRGAGKKNSGRKAQQQGRLAGAKRFVREVRAELGRVTWPNREQLQQSTAVVLIIVLVLTAYIAAWDFLFQSLARLIFL from the coding sequence ATGGCTAAGAGACGGGGTTCGACGGCCACGCGCGGGGCCGGCAAGAAGAACTCGGGCAGGAAGGCGCAGCAGCAGGGTCGGCTTGCCGGGGCGAAGCGGTTCGTCCGCGAGGTGCGGGCGGAGCTCGGGCGGGTCACCTGGCCGAACCGGGAGCAGCTGCAGCAGAGCACGGCGGTGGTTCTGATCATCGTGCTGGTGCTCACGGCCTACATCGCCGCCTGGGATTTCCTGTTTCAGAGCCTGGCGCGTTTGATCTTCCTGTAG
- the rpmG gene encoding 50S ribosomal protein L33, protein MRQLVTLACEECRRRNYHTRKNRRNTPDRLQLRKFCPWCRRHTAHRETR, encoded by the coding sequence GTGCGACAATTAGTGACGCTGGCTTGTGAGGAGTGCAGGCGCCGGAACTACCACACCCGGAAGAACCGGCGCAACACTCCGGACCGTCTGCAGCTACGGAAGTTCTGCCCGTGGTGCCGGAGGCACACGGCCCACCGGGAGACCAGGTAG
- the tuf gene encoding elongation factor Tu has product MAKGVFERTKPHINVGTIGHVDHGKTTLTAAITKVLAKHVPDDPANKEVAFEQIDNAPEERQRGITIATSHQEYATERRHYAHVDCPGHADYVKNMITGAAQMDGAILVVSAADGPMPQTREHILLARQVGVPYIVVYLNKADMVDDPELLELVEMEVRELLSEYEFPGDEVPVVVGSALKALEGDEGELGEQSILKLLEALDEYIPEPKRDVDKPFLLAVEDVFSIQGRGTVATGRVEQGKLHLNEEVEIVGIRPTRKTVVTGIEMFNKSMQEAQAGDNIGVLLRGIKRDEIERGQVLAAPGTITPHTRFKAEVYVLSKEEGGRHTPFFSHYRPQFYFRTTDVTGEIFLEEGVEMVMPGDNTVMEVQLISPIAMDEGLNFAIREGGRTVGAGVVTQIIE; this is encoded by the coding sequence ATGGCCAAAGGGGTATTTGAGAGGACCAAGCCGCACATAAACGTGGGGACCATAGGGCATGTGGACCACGGCAAGACGACCTTGACGGCGGCGATAACGAAGGTTTTGGCCAAGCACGTGCCGGACGATCCGGCCAACAAGGAGGTGGCCTTCGAGCAGATAGACAACGCCCCTGAGGAGCGGCAGCGGGGGATCACGATAGCGACCAGCCACCAGGAGTACGCCACCGAGAGGCGCCACTACGCGCACGTGGACTGCCCGGGTCATGCGGACTACGTGAAGAACATGATCACGGGGGCTGCGCAGATGGACGGGGCGATACTGGTGGTCTCTGCTGCGGATGGGCCGATGCCGCAGACGCGGGAGCACATACTTCTTGCGCGGCAGGTAGGGGTTCCCTACATCGTTGTGTATCTCAACAAGGCGGACATGGTGGACGATCCGGAGCTTTTGGAGCTTGTTGAGATGGAGGTGAGGGAACTTCTCTCGGAGTACGAGTTTCCTGGGGATGAGGTACCGGTTGTAGTTGGATCGGCGCTGAAGGCGCTGGAGGGTGACGAAGGGGAGCTTGGGGAGCAGTCGATCCTCAAGCTGCTTGAGGCGCTTGACGAGTACATCCCTGAGCCCAAGCGGGATGTAGACAAGCCGTTTCTGCTGGCGGTTGAGGATGTGTTCAGCATCCAGGGCCGGGGTACGGTAGCGACGGGCAGAGTTGAGCAGGGCAAGCTGCACCTCAACGAAGAGGTGGAGATAGTAGGGATAAGGCCGACGCGCAAGACGGTTGTCACCGGCATAGAGATGTTCAACAAGAGCATGCAGGAGGCGCAGGCTGGTGACAACATAGGAGTTTTGCTGAGGGGGATAAAGCGGGATGAGATAGAGCGGGGGCAGGTATTGGCTGCTCCTGGGACGATCACCCCTCACACGCGGTTCAAGGCTGAGGTGTATGTACTCAGCAAGGAGGAGGGTGGCCGGCACACGCCGTTTTTCAGCCACTACCGGCCGCAGTTCTACTTCAGGACGACTGATGTCACTGGGGAGATCTTCCTTGAGGAGGGAGTGGAGATGGTGATGCCTGGTGACAACACGGTCATGGAGGTGCAGTTGATCTCTCCGATAGCGATGGACGAGGGGCTCAACTTCGCCATAAGGGAGGGTGGCCGGACGGTCGGTGCCGGTGTCGTCACCCAGATAATAGAGTAG
- a CDS encoding NYN domain-containing protein produces the protein MADYLILDGYNLIGALERYRTAATGGLDESRERLVNDALKAAGWTGRRVIVVFDAHGSPEPEREEIRAGGVVRLVFSARGQSADDVIERLLSRLGGGATVYSGDFALQRTVLARGARRATPREFQALLDELPAVVRTPERSLRSKVADRLSPETLRRLEEIRRRAHED, from the coding sequence ATGGCAGACTACCTGATCCTGGACGGCTACAACCTCATAGGGGCGCTCGAGCGCTACCGGACCGCCGCCACCGGCGGGCTCGACGAGTCCCGGGAGCGGCTCGTAAACGACGCCCTCAAGGCCGCCGGGTGGACCGGCCGGCGCGTCATCGTCGTCTTCGACGCCCACGGTAGTCCAGAACCCGAGCGCGAGGAGATCCGGGCGGGGGGCGTGGTGCGCCTCGTCTTCAGCGCCCGCGGGCAGTCCGCCGACGACGTGATAGAGCGCCTCCTATCCCGGCTCGGGGGGGGCGCCACCGTCTACAGCGGGGATTTCGCTCTCCAGCGCACCGTGCTGGCCCGCGGTGCGCGAAGGGCCACGCCCAGGGAGTTCCAGGCCCTTCTCGACGAGCTTCCCGCCGTCGTGCGCACCCCCGAGAGGTCGCTGCGCTCCAAGGTCGCCGACCGGCTCTCCCCCGAGACGTTGCGGAGGCTCGAAGAGATCCGGCGTCGGGCACACGAAGACTGA
- the rlmB gene encoding 23S rRNA (guanosine(2251)-2'-O)-methyltransferase RlmB, giving the protein MDVIYGVRPVVEALRGRRKVHEILDATGNREVERLAKERGVALRRVPRSRVARLVGGGAHQGVAARVGPYPYAALEEVLAERDAMVVVLDGVTDPRNLGAILRVADGAGASGVVIPKDRAAGVTPAAVKASAGASEHVPVARVTNLRRAVDRMKEAGLWVYAAEPGGETYAEVDLSGPVAVVLGSEGRGVRRLVREGCDGALSIPMLGAVSSLNVSVAAAVLLYESRRQRGWQTT; this is encoded by the coding sequence GTGGACGTCATCTACGGGGTGCGGCCCGTCGTCGAGGCCCTCCGCGGCCGCCGGAAGGTCCACGAGATCCTCGACGCCACCGGCAACCGGGAGGTTGAGCGCCTGGCGAAGGAGCGCGGGGTCGCGTTGCGCCGGGTGCCGCGGAGCAGGGTCGCCCGGTTGGTCGGCGGGGGTGCACATCAGGGCGTGGCCGCCCGCGTCGGACCCTACCCCTACGCCGCCCTGGAGGAAGTGCTCGCGGAGAGGGACGCCATGGTCGTCGTCCTCGACGGGGTGACCGACCCTCGGAACCTCGGCGCCATCTTGCGGGTCGCCGATGGAGCCGGGGCCAGCGGGGTCGTGATCCCGAAAGACCGGGCGGCGGGCGTCACGCCGGCGGCGGTCAAGGCCAGCGCGGGGGCCAGCGAGCACGTCCCGGTGGCCCGGGTCACCAACCTCCGCCGGGCCGTGGACCGGATGAAGGAGGCCGGGCTGTGGGTGTACGCCGCCGAGCCCGGGGGAGAGACCTACGCTGAGGTGGACCTCTCCGGTCCCGTCGCCGTCGTGCTCGGAAGCGAGGGGCGGGGGGTGCGCCGGCTCGTGCGCGAGGGGTGCGACGGCGCTCTCTCCATCCCCATGCTCGGGGCGGTCTCCTCGCTCAACGTCTCGGTCGCCGCGGCCGTCCTGCTCTACGAGTCCCGGAGGCAGCGGGGATGGCAGACTACCTGA
- the cysS gene encoding cysteine--tRNA ligase, translating into MSVKVRDSLSGGLVEVGESGRVGIYVCGPTVYNHIHIGNVRGHLFWDVAVRYMRSCGYRVKFVWNITDIDDKIINRANQEGVSWKEIVRRYTDSFHERLRLLGIGMPDVEPRATEHIPEMISLIQELIRRGHAYPAPNGDVYYAVETFPRYGALSKQRLEEMKVTEKGQTGYKRNPLDFTLWKASKPGEPSWESPWGPGRPGWHIECSAMVEKHLPEGADIHGGGSDIRFPHHENELAQSCGAHPERTFVRAWAHHGMVRMAEEKMAKSVGNVVDAKEATLRHGRDAIRMWLLQSHYSQPIDYSDEILEEKRRSCERLLRLYREISRSETSSPLSDRLAEELRERFDAAMREDFNTPEAIAALFDAAGGAGREVSSRPASAGEFASLKEAMREILGVLGFEAGGERISEVDGVRIRHTGEPPETVLRRVARREHSRRRREWPEADRLREELLREGWAIEDTASGPVLSRR; encoded by the coding sequence ATGAGCGTAAAGGTGCGGGACAGCCTGAGCGGCGGCCTTGTGGAGGTCGGTGAGAGCGGTCGGGTCGGCATCTACGTGTGCGGGCCTACCGTCTACAACCACATACACATCGGCAACGTGCGGGGGCATCTGTTCTGGGACGTGGCGGTCCGGTATATGCGCAGTTGCGGCTACCGGGTCAAGTTCGTCTGGAACATAACCGACATAGACGACAAGATCATAAACCGGGCCAACCAGGAGGGCGTCTCCTGGAAGGAGATCGTCCGCCGCTACACCGACTCCTTCCACGAGCGGCTGCGGCTCCTGGGCATCGGGATGCCCGACGTCGAGCCGCGGGCCACCGAGCATATCCCGGAGATGATCTCGCTGATCCAGGAGCTCATCCGGCGGGGGCACGCCTACCCGGCCCCGAACGGGGACGTCTACTACGCGGTGGAGACCTTCCCCAGGTACGGCGCCCTGAGCAAGCAGCGGCTCGAAGAGATGAAGGTCACCGAGAAGGGCCAGACGGGCTACAAGCGCAACCCGCTGGACTTCACGCTATGGAAGGCCTCCAAGCCCGGTGAGCCCTCCTGGGAGAGCCCCTGGGGACCCGGGCGGCCGGGGTGGCACATCGAGTGCTCGGCGATGGTCGAGAAGCACCTGCCCGAGGGGGCGGACATCCACGGCGGAGGCTCCGACATCCGCTTCCCGCACCACGAGAACGAGCTGGCCCAGAGTTGCGGAGCGCATCCGGAGAGGACCTTCGTCCGGGCCTGGGCCCACCACGGCATGGTCCGTATGGCCGAGGAGAAGATGGCCAAGAGCGTCGGCAACGTGGTGGACGCCAAGGAAGCAACCCTCCGGCACGGCCGGGACGCCATAAGGATGTGGCTCTTGCAGAGCCACTACTCCCAGCCCATAGACTACTCGGACGAGATCCTTGAGGAGAAACGCCGCTCCTGCGAGCGTCTGCTGAGGCTCTACCGCGAGATCTCCCGCTCCGAGACCTCCTCGCCGCTCTCCGATCGGCTCGCGGAGGAGCTGCGAGAGCGCTTCGATGCGGCCATGCGGGAGGACTTCAACACCCCCGAGGCCATAGCGGCCCTCTTCGACGCCGCGGGCGGGGCGGGGCGCGAGGTCTCCTCACGGCCCGCCTCCGCCGGGGAGTTCGCCTCCCTGAAGGAGGCGATGCGGGAGATCCTCGGCGTTCTCGGCTTTGAAGCCGGCGGGGAGCGGATCTCGGAGGTGGACGGGGTCCGCATCCGCCACACCGGCGAGCCGCCGGAGACGGTACTCCGGAGGGTGGCCCGGCGGGAGCACTCCCGCCGCCGGAGGGAGTGGCCGGAGGCCGACCGGCTGCGCGAGGAGCTTCTGCGGGAGGGCTGGGCCATAGAGGACACCGCCTCCGGGCCCGTTCTGAGCCGCCGCTAG
- a CDS encoding glutamate--tRNA ligase, with protein MADVRVRFAPSPTGDLHLGGARTALFNYLFARHHGGRLLLRIEDTDRERSRREYEERILKDLRWLGLDFDEGPHRQSDRRELYAGAARRLKEGGLAYEAEDEAGRRALYFRPPQRSGRFRDELRGEVRFGKIRDFVILKSDGMPAYNFAAVVDDVHMEITHVIRGEEHLPNTGRQVFLYRALGAPEPRFLHLGLILGPDGRKLSKRHGARSVRELREEGYLPEAVLNYLALLGWTHPAGREEFAGLAELVAEWDPSRLGASPARFDPERLLHFNARHLRRLPARQLARLMQPFLETPLPPGREEVAVEAVREEMRLLSDAPRLLGRLLGPVDPGEVAGRLPEGSAGALAAACRLLEGRWPEGLEEAREFLSALRRWAKEHGMGAREVLHPLRVALTGEDRGPRLEYIIVLLGPEEARRRMERAREARLRA; from the coding sequence GTGGCTGACGTCCGGGTCCGCTTCGCCCCCTCGCCGACCGGGGATTTGCACCTCGGGGGGGCCCGCACGGCGCTCTTCAACTACCTCTTCGCCCGCCACCACGGCGGGCGGCTCCTCCTCAGGATCGAGGACACCGACCGGGAGCGCAGCCGCAGGGAGTACGAGGAGCGCATCCTCAAGGACCTCCGCTGGCTCGGGCTGGACTTCGACGAGGGCCCCCACCGGCAGAGCGATCGGAGGGAGCTCTACGCCGGGGCCGCCCGGCGCCTGAAGGAGGGCGGGCTGGCCTACGAGGCGGAGGACGAAGCCGGAAGGAGAGCGCTGTACTTCCGCCCGCCGCAGCGGAGCGGGAGGTTTCGGGACGAGCTGCGCGGGGAGGTGCGCTTCGGGAAGATCCGGGACTTCGTGATCCTCAAGTCCGACGGGATGCCCGCCTACAACTTCGCCGCCGTGGTCGACGACGTCCACATGGAGATAACCCACGTCATCCGGGGCGAGGAGCACCTGCCCAACACCGGCCGGCAGGTGTTCCTGTACCGGGCACTTGGTGCCCCGGAGCCGCGCTTTCTGCACCTGGGCCTGATCCTCGGCCCCGACGGGAGAAAGCTCTCCAAGCGCCACGGAGCCCGTAGCGTACGCGAGCTCCGGGAGGAGGGCTACCTCCCGGAGGCCGTCCTGAACTACCTCGCGTTGCTGGGCTGGACACACCCCGCAGGACGTGAGGAGTTTGCCGGGCTTGCGGAGCTCGTCGCCGAGTGGGACCCCTCACGGCTCGGGGCGAGCCCGGCCCGCTTCGACCCGGAGCGCCTTCTGCACTTCAACGCCCGGCACCTCCGGCGGCTCCCAGCCCGCCAGCTCGCGCGGCTCATGCAGCCCTTCCTGGAGACGCCCCTGCCGCCGGGCCGGGAGGAGGTCGCGGTGGAGGCCGTGCGGGAGGAGATGCGTCTTCTCTCCGACGCTCCCCGCCTGCTCGGTCGTCTCCTCGGCCCCGTGGATCCCGGCGAGGTGGCCGGGCGCCTCCCTGAGGGGTCAGCAGGTGCGCTCGCCGCCGCCTGCCGGCTGCTGGAGGGCCGCTGGCCGGAGGGGCTCGAAGAAGCCCGGGAGTTTCTCTCCGCGCTGCGCCGGTGGGCCAAAGAGCACGGAATGGGGGCGCGGGAGGTGCTCCACCCGCTCAGGGTTGCCCTCACCGGGGAGGATCGCGGTCCCCGGTTGGAATATATCATTGTCTTGCTGGGCCCCGAGGAGGCCCGGAGGCGGATGGAGCGGGCCAGGGAGGCTAGACTTAGAGCATGA
- the ispF gene encoding 2-C-methyl-D-erythritol 2,4-cyclodiphosphate synthase, producing MGDYRVGLGIDVHAFADPVEGRELVLGGVRIPSERGLRGHSDADVLAHAVTDALLGAAGLEDIGHYFPDTDERYRGADSLQLLGEARRIVGGDWAVVNVDVVVICERPKIREYREKMRENLAAALGVEPSRVSVRGTTSERLGFTGRGEGIAAQAVCLLERIGGG from the coding sequence GTGGGGGACTATCGCGTGGGGCTGGGGATCGACGTCCACGCCTTCGCCGACCCCGTTGAGGGCCGGGAGCTGGTGCTCGGCGGGGTCCGGATCCCCTCGGAGCGCGGGCTCCGGGGCCACTCCGACGCCGACGTGCTGGCCCACGCGGTCACCGACGCGCTGCTTGGAGCCGCGGGACTCGAGGACATCGGCCACTACTTCCCGGACACCGATGAACGCTACCGGGGTGCGGACTCCCTGCAGCTGCTGGGCGAGGCGCGCCGGATCGTCGGCGGGGATTGGGCGGTCGTCAACGTGGATGTCGTGGTGATCTGTGAGCGGCCCAAGATCCGTGAGTACCGCGAGAAGATGCGCGAGAACCTCGCCGCTGCCCTCGGGGTGGAGCCGTCCCGGGTGAGCGTCCGGGGCACTACGAGCGAGCGGCTTGGCTTCACCGGACGCGGGGAGGGGATAGCGGCGCAGGCGGTGTGCCTGCTCGAGAGGATCGGGGGTGGCTGA
- the ispD gene encoding 2-C-methyl-D-erythritol 4-phosphate cytidylyltransferase, producing MSGAVALILAGGMGTRMGRPKQFIEILGRPALYYTLRAFQEAPEVERIYAVGEAERIRALASASGIDKLAGCAGPGETRALSARNGLLLCREEDGTVCMIHDGSRCLVTPQLVGRVVRAVEQGAEGAIPVVPVSDTVKVAEDGRVLKTLDRSSLRAAQTPQAFRLGVLRQVFSAPEEVLCEATDDASLVERAGGEVRLVPGERTNIKLTTPEDLILAEAILAAREQSGSRP from the coding sequence TTGTCCGGCGCGGTGGCGCTGATTCTGGCCGGGGGTATGGGGACCCGGATGGGGCGGCCGAAGCAGTTCATCGAGATCCTGGGCCGTCCGGCGCTCTACTACACCCTGCGCGCCTTCCAGGAGGCTCCGGAGGTGGAGCGGATCTACGCCGTGGGGGAGGCCGAGAGGATCCGGGCCCTGGCCTCCGCATCGGGCATAGACAAGCTCGCCGGCTGCGCCGGTCCGGGCGAGACCCGGGCCCTCTCGGCGAGGAACGGTCTCCTCCTCTGCCGGGAGGAGGACGGGACGGTCTGCATGATCCACGACGGCTCCCGCTGCCTGGTGACGCCACAGCTGGTCGGCCGGGTAGTGCGGGCGGTCGAGCAGGGGGCCGAAGGTGCGATCCCGGTGGTCCCCGTCTCGGACACCGTAAAGGTCGCGGAGGACGGCCGTGTCCTCAAGACACTCGACCGTTCCAGCCTCCGGGCCGCTCAGACTCCCCAGGCCTTCCGGCTGGGGGTGCTGCGCCAGGTCTTCTCCGCGCCCGAGGAGGTGCTGTGCGAGGCCACCGACGACGCCTCGCTGGTGGAGCGGGCCGGTGGGGAGGTGCGGCTGGTCCCCGGTGAGAGGACCAACATAAAGCTGACCACCCCCGAGGACCTGATCCTGGCCGAGGCGATCCTGGCCGCCCGCGAGCAGAGCGGATCTCGTCCCTGA
- the disA gene encoding DNA integrity scanning diadenylate cyclase DisA: MSPARRKLPEELSRALELVAPGTELREGIENIIRAHNGALIVISSPEKLERLGLISGGMKIEIEFAPMRLYELAKMDGAIVVSPDISTIHYANVQLNPDPNLESRETGMRHRAANRTAKQTGDLVIAVSERRRVVTLYQGPYGPHVLEDIGVVLNKANSALATLDKFTRRLREEARILTVHEYDGAVSLREVVAAISTFEYSVRIAEEIEAYVRELGSEGRLVEMQLEEAFYRVPEQYDALLKDYVHEGVDVKEVRKRLSRLSPEELSDPVVITELLGYGSVGQTEDFLLKPRGYRQLAQVPRLPRKVAENLIKEFGSLEGLLEASEADLDEVEGVGQARARAIHRGLERRRALETNGEVP, from the coding sequence GTGAGTCCTGCCAGGAGAAAACTTCCCGAGGAGCTCAGCCGGGCGCTGGAGCTCGTGGCTCCCGGCACCGAGCTTCGGGAGGGCATAGAGAACATCATAAGGGCCCACAACGGGGCCCTCATCGTAATCTCCAGCCCCGAGAAGCTGGAGCGGCTCGGGCTCATCTCGGGCGGGATGAAGATCGAGATAGAGTTCGCCCCCATGCGGCTCTACGAGCTGGCGAAGATGGACGGGGCGATCGTGGTCTCTCCGGACATCTCGACGATCCACTACGCCAACGTACAGCTCAACCCGGACCCCAACCTGGAGTCGCGGGAGACCGGGATGCGCCACCGCGCGGCCAACCGCACCGCCAAGCAGACCGGGGACCTGGTGATCGCCGTCTCCGAGCGGCGCCGGGTGGTCACCCTCTACCAGGGACCCTACGGACCGCACGTGCTGGAGGACATCGGGGTGGTCCTCAACAAGGCCAACTCCGCCCTGGCTACCCTGGACAAGTTCACCCGGCGGCTGCGGGAGGAGGCTCGCATCCTCACCGTCCACGAGTACGACGGGGCCGTCTCGCTGCGTGAGGTGGTGGCGGCGATCAGCACCTTCGAGTACTCGGTGCGGATCGCCGAGGAGATAGAGGCCTACGTGCGGGAACTGGGAAGCGAAGGGCGTCTGGTGGAGATGCAGCTGGAGGAGGCCTTCTACCGGGTGCCGGAGCAGTACGACGCGCTCCTCAAGGACTACGTACACGAGGGCGTGGACGTCAAGGAGGTCAGAAAGCGCCTCTCCCGGCTCTCCCCGGAGGAGCTCTCCGACCCGGTGGTGATCACCGAGCTGCTCGGCTACGGCTCGGTGGGTCAGACGGAGGACTTCCTGCTCAAGCCGCGGGGTTACCGGCAGCTGGCCCAGGTTCCACGGCTGCCCCGCAAGGTGGCGGAGAACCTGATCAAGGAGTTCGGTTCGTTGGAGGGGCTGCTGGAGGCCTCGGAGGCCGATCTGGACGAGGTGGAGGGGGTCGGGCAGGCTCGGGCCCGGGCGATCCACCGGGGGCTGGAGCGGCGGCGTGCCCTGGAGACCAACGGCGAGGTGCCGTAG